The genomic DNA ATGCGATATTTGGCAGATAATGCCAAATATCTGGATGAAAGGGACTGGCCTCACTGCTTACCTATCTTTACTATAGACCTACTATCTATGGACTCAGAATTACTCCGAGAGGTTTCCCATGCGACGTATCACTTCATTCATTTGCTCCGCTATTATTCTGCTGACATGTACGTCAGCGCAAGCTGTCGACACACCCTCAAGCGACCAAAGCCAAGTGGTTAATCACTTGACGATGAATCAGTGGGTCCGCCTTACAGCGGACGGTAATCTGAGCGGTCGAGTTTTCCTGCCTAAGTCAGGCGGTCAGTCGGAAGCTCTCGAAAATGTCTCGGTCGCAGTCCTTGCCCGTGACGGTGAAGTCCTCCGCGCTAAGACGGACAGTGAAGGCCGGTTCGAAATCGAGGACATCAAGAGTGGTGTCTATGCACTAACCGCTCGTGGCAAAGACGTGTTCGCATGCTGTGCTATGCACGTCGTTGATTCACAACAAGCCGAAACAATTGACTTCCCACAAGTGGCTGACATCGCAATGGCGAACGTCGACTACACCGTTGTGAACACTGCGGTGATTCGATACCTGCCACCAACTGTCAAGCAACAGAACGTGAACTTCCAAGAACTCAACTTTAATGGGTTGAAGGACCGCGTTTGTGGTCAGGACTTGTTCCGCGTCGCTCAAGCAGGCAACGGCATGAAGGGTCATCTTCACGTTGCTGGTGCCGTTTCCGATGAACTTTCCGGTGCTGGGATGACCAATGTCTTCCTGTTTAAGGATGCCATGGAAATCGACCGTACACTCAGTGGCGATAGTGGCGAGTTTGAATTCGAAACTGTCGAGCCTGGCTTTTATTCGTTGCTTGCCATTGGTCCAAACGGTATTGGCTTAATCGGCTTTGAGCTTGTTGACGCAACTGAGCTTCAAGCAACCGCATCATCCAACGTTGGAACCGACGGAACTCAATTGGTTGGTTTCGGGCACCATCGCAAGAATTGCTGCAAC from Rubripirellula amarantea includes the following:
- a CDS encoding peptidase associated/transthyretin-like domain-containing protein; this encodes MRRITSFICSAIILLTCTSAQAVDTPSSDQSQVVNHLTMNQWVRLTADGNLSGRVFLPKSGGQSEALENVSVAVLARDGEVLRAKTDSEGRFEIEDIKSGVYALTARGKDVFACCAMHVVDSQQAETIDFPQVADIAMANVDYTVVNTAVIRYLPPTVKQQNVNFQELNFNGLKDRVCGQDLFRVAQAGNGMKGHLHVAGAVSDELSGAGMTNVFLFKDAMEIDRTLSGDSGEFEFETVEPGFYSLLAIGPNGIGLIGFELVDATELQATASSNVGTDGTQLVGFGHHRKNCCNCCTEFAMQIAPMPEVCSIVEEVIIEQPIVEDACGVCGEEIIEGEFIDGEVILDSGFGTPLAGGGFAPGYGGGYGGGGGFGGGGGFGGGIGGLAALAPLALIPALIDDDNNSIRAPVIVSPSGAN